The genomic segment AGCCTAGGAGTAGCGATTTTCTTATCGGAAATTGCTCCGGTGAGAATCCGGAAAATTGTTGGATTTTTCATTGAAGTGTTGGCCTCGATCCCCAGCGTTATTTATGGTTTGTGGGGAGTGTTTGTCTTGATTCCTCTCATCCGCAGATTCCAGCCTGTTGTTCAAAATGTGCTTGGTTTCATTCCGATTTTCCAAGGCCCACCCTATGGCTACAGTCTATTAGCTGCCGGCGTTATCTTGGCAATCATGATCATTCCAACTATTACCAGCCTAAGCAGGGATGCGCTAAACGGGGTTCCGAACCATCAGCGCGAAGCAAGCTTAGCCTTGGGAGCAACTCGGTGGGAAACCATCCGCAGAGTGGTGCTTCCTTATAATAAATCTGGAATCGTTGCTGCAGTTATACTTGGTTTGGGGCGGGCGCTCGGAGAGACAATGGCAGTTACGATGGTAATTGGAAATCAGCCCCAGATCAACTGGTCGCTGTTTATGCCTGCCCAAACCATGGCAAGTTTGATTGCTAATGAGTTCTCTGAAGCAACAGAAGCGATTCACTTAAGTGCGCTGGTTGAAATCGGTTTGATTCTGTTCTTAGTGACATTTATCTTAAATATTATTGCCCGACTTGCAGTGAAGCCAAGAAAAACAAAGGGGGTCAGCAAACGATGAACTTACGCCGCAAACTGGTTGATAAAACAATGACTCTGATCCCGCTCTTGTGTGTAATTGCAACCATTATACCTTTAATCAGTATTTCAGGCTACTTATTATACCAGGGAACTTCTAATCTGAACTGGGCGTTTCTGACCGAGCTGCCGAAACCGGTTGGAGAATCGGGAGGCGGCATGGCAAACTCGATTGTAGGGACTGGGATCGTTGTAGGATTAGCGGGACTCTTAGGAATTCCGATCGGCATTCTCGCCGGGGTTTATCTGGCCGAATACGGCCAACAGACTCGGTTGGGTAAGGCAGTCCGCTTTATTGCCGATGTTCTTCAGGGGGTTCCATCGATAGTAATCGGAATTGTGGCCTACGCGGTGGTGGTAGTGCCGATGCAGAGCTTCTCGGCTTACGCGGGGGCCTTTGCCCTGGCCATGATGCTGGTTCCGTTTTTAACCAGAACCACGGAAGAGGCTCTGCTGACGGTCCCTGACAATATCAAGGAAGCAGGATTGGCCCTAGGACAGCCCTACTGGCGGGTTGTGACCGGGATTGTGCTCCGGGCTGCTAAAGCGCCAATCTTTACCGGTGTTATGCTGGGAATTGCGCGGATAGCCGGCGAAACAGCGCCGCTGCTGTTTACAGCGCTGAACAACCGCTTCTGGCATCAGGGCTTGACGGGTCCGATTTCAACCTTAACTATTCAAATTTACAACTACGCCATATCTCCGTTCCAAGATTGGAACCAACAGGCCTGGTCCGGTGCCCTGGTCCTGATTATTCTGGTAACGCTTTTAAACTTAATTGTTCGGATCAGTTCCAGGTCCCGCTATACCCAGCGCTAGGAGGTGCTGCTGTGAATCAAGTTGCGATTAATGCAAAGGATTTATCAATCTATTATGGTGATTTCGAAGCGGTTAAGTCAATAACGATGGAGATCCCCAGTAATTCCATCACAGCCCTGATTGGACCATCAGGCTGCGGCAAGTCTACGCTGTTAAGAACCTTGAACCGCATGAATGATAGAATTGTAGATTTCTCCGTTGATGGAGAACTTAAAATAGATGGTGAGAGCATTTATGCTCCCGGTGTTAATTTAATCAGTTTAAGAAAAAAGGTCGGGATGGTGTTTCAAAGTCCGAATCCGCTGCCGATGTCGATCATCGATAATGTTACCTGGGCTCTGAAATTTCACGGCATCAGACGCAGCAGAGAGCGGATGGAGATCGCAGTTGAAAGTTTAAAGCGGGCAGGGCTGTGGGATGAAGTGCATGATCGATTGAAAGATCCAGCAGTAAAGCTGTCCGGCGGCCAGCAGCAGCGCTTATGTATTGCTAGAGCGATTGCTCTGCAGCCGAAAATACTTTTGATGGATGAACCGACTTCAGCGCTTGATCCCATTGCAACGCGCATGATCGAAGAGCTGATGATTTCGCTCAAAGAAGACTACACCGTAGTTTTGGTATCCCACAATATGGAGCAGGCTGCTAGGGTTTCAGACCGCACTGCGTTTATGCTTTTAGGTGAGCTGGTGGAGTATGCTCTCACCGAGGAGCTGTTTTCCAATCCGAAGGATCAGCGCACTGAGGACTATATCACAGGCCGCTTTGGTTAGGAGGGTAAGGAATGAGTAAGTTCAGTGTTTCAAACTTAAATCTGTTCTATGGAGATCTGCATGCGCTGAAGGATATTAATCTAGAAATCAGCGCTGGGCAGATTACAGCGATGATCGGCCCCTCCGGCTGCGGCAAATCAACGATGCTGAGAACTTTAAACCGGATGAATGATTTAATTGATAACTGCAAGATCAGCGGCAATGTGCTCCTTGATGGCAGAGACATTTATCAGGAAAGGGATATCAGTTCGCTGAGGAAAAGGGTGGGAATGGTCTTTCAGAAACCAAATCCTTTCCCAATGTCAATCTTTGACAATGCTGCCTATGGCCCCCGCCTGCACGGTGTTAAAAATAAGGCTGTGCTGGCTGATATTGTAGAGCGTTCCCTGAGAAACGCAGCCCTTTGGGACGAAGTTAAGGATCGATTGAATGACAGCGCTTTAGGATTATCAGGAGGTCAGCAGCAGCGGCTCTGCATTGCCCGGGCTTTAGCGGTGGAACCGGAGGTAATTTTGATGGATGAACCCACTTCTGCTCTGGATCCGATTGCGGCGGGTAAAATCGAAGAATTGATCATGGAGCTTAAAAAGGATTATACTATTGTGATTGTTACCCACAGCATGCAGCAGGCTGCCCGCATCTCTGACAAAACCGCATTTTTCCTGCTGGGTGAGTTGATTGAATATGGTGACACTGAGCAGGTATTTTCTCTTCCACAGGACAGCAGAACTGAGAATTATATCACTGGGAGGTTTTAGCAATGCGGTCACATTTTGATTCGCAGTTAGAGCATTTAAACAATGAGATGATTATGATGGGGGCGCTGATTGAGTCGGCAATTGCCAGTGCTACTAAAGCTTTGATTGATCAGGATAAAGAGCAGGCTCAAAAAGCGCTCGGCATTGAGCGGGAAATTGACCAAAAAGAAAAGGAAATCCAGGCTCTGTGCTTAAGATTGTTGGTACAGCAGCAGCCGGTAGCGAGAGATCTGCGCCAGATTTCAGCAGCGCTGAAAATGATCACGGATATGGAGCGAATCGGTGATCAGGCTTTAGACATATCAGAGATCGCCATTCACGTTGCTGATTCGCCTTATATTAAAAAGCTGGATCACATTTCCCAAATGGCTCATGCAACCGGAAAAATGGTTACTGATGCTGTTAATGCGTTTGTGAAAAAGGATCTGAATAAAGCTTATGCAGTGATTGATGCCGATGATTTTGTTGATAATCTCTTTACCGCAGTTAAGGATGATCTGATCGCGTTAGTCTTAGAAAATGCCGACAATGGCACACAAGCTCTGGATCTTTTGATGGTGGCTAAATATTTCGAGCGCATCGGCGACCATGCCACCAACATCGCCGAGTGGGTAGTATTTTCGATTACAGGAGTTGAAAGAGACAACCGCTGATCGTAAAGGTGGTGATTTTGTGAGCTTGGTTTACTACGTTGAGGATGATGCTTCAATCCGCAGCGCCGTGCTGTATGCCCTGCAGTCTACCGGATTTGAAGCGCAGGGGTTTGAAGATGGAGAATCATTTTTCGAAACACTTGCCCAAGCTCGGCCTGATGTTGTCCTGCTTGATATCATGCTGCCGGGAATTGACGGTTTGGAAGTTCTCA from the Bacillota bacterium genome contains:
- the pstC gene encoding phosphate ABC transporter permease subunit PstC; the encoded protein is MKQRSSGAVDRIFKLLTTGAALIVLALAGMILYQLITQSWTSIKAYGLGFLASDVWDPVFKEYGALPFIFGTVASSLLALLIAVPLSLGVAIFLSEIAPVRIRKIVGFFIEVLASIPSVIYGLWGVFVLIPLIRRFQPVVQNVLGFIPIFQGPPYGYSLLAAGVILAIMIIPTITSLSRDALNGVPNHQREASLALGATRWETIRRVVLPYNKSGIVAAVILGLGRALGETMAVTMVIGNQPQINWSLFMPAQTMASLIANEFSEATEAIHLSALVEIGLILFLVTFILNIIARLAVKPRKTKGVSKR
- the pstA gene encoding phosphate ABC transporter permease PstA, encoding MNLRRKLVDKTMTLIPLLCVIATIIPLISISGYLLYQGTSNLNWAFLTELPKPVGESGGGMANSIVGTGIVVGLAGLLGIPIGILAGVYLAEYGQQTRLGKAVRFIADVLQGVPSIVIGIVAYAVVVVPMQSFSAYAGAFALAMMLVPFLTRTTEEALLTVPDNIKEAGLALGQPYWRVVTGIVLRAAKAPIFTGVMLGIARIAGETAPLLFTALNNRFWHQGLTGPISTLTIQIYNYAISPFQDWNQQAWSGALVLIILVTLLNLIVRISSRSRYTQR
- the pstB gene encoding phosphate ABC transporter ATP-binding protein, which produces MNQVAINAKDLSIYYGDFEAVKSITMEIPSNSITALIGPSGCGKSTLLRTLNRMNDRIVDFSVDGELKIDGESIYAPGVNLISLRKKVGMVFQSPNPLPMSIIDNVTWALKFHGIRRSRERMEIAVESLKRAGLWDEVHDRLKDPAVKLSGGQQQRLCIARAIALQPKILLMDEPTSALDPIATRMIEELMISLKEDYTVVLVSHNMEQAARVSDRTAFMLLGELVEYALTEELFSNPKDQRTEDYITGRFG
- the pstB gene encoding phosphate ABC transporter ATP-binding protein; the protein is MSKFSVSNLNLFYGDLHALKDINLEISAGQITAMIGPSGCGKSTMLRTLNRMNDLIDNCKISGNVLLDGRDIYQERDISSLRKRVGMVFQKPNPFPMSIFDNAAYGPRLHGVKNKAVLADIVERSLRNAALWDEVKDRLNDSALGLSGGQQQRLCIARALAVEPEVILMDEPTSALDPIAAGKIEELIMELKKDYTIVIVTHSMQQAARISDKTAFFLLGELIEYGDTEQVFSLPQDSRTENYITGRF
- the phoU gene encoding phosphate signaling complex protein PhoU, encoding MRSHFDSQLEHLNNEMIMMGALIESAIASATKALIDQDKEQAQKALGIEREIDQKEKEIQALCLRLLVQQQPVARDLRQISAALKMITDMERIGDQALDISEIAIHVADSPYIKKLDHISQMAHATGKMVTDAVNAFVKKDLNKAYAVIDADDFVDNLFTAVKDDLIALVLENADNGTQALDLLMVAKYFERIGDHATNIAEWVVFSITGVERDNR